In Canis lupus familiaris isolate Mischka breed German Shepherd chromosome 24, alternate assembly UU_Cfam_GSD_1.0, whole genome shotgun sequence, a single genomic region encodes these proteins:
- the PPP1R3D gene encoding protein phosphatase 1 regulatory subunit 3D, whose translation MSGGWGSAALPPGPGARKPAPRSLSCVSDLDGGAAPEPRPCRPPGSPGRAPPPPPAPSGCDPRLRPIILRRARSLPSSPERRQKAGGASGAACRPGCSRQLRVRFADALGLELAQVKVFNAGEDPAVPLHVLSRLAINSDLCCSSQDLEFTLQCLVPDFPPPIEAADFAERLAQRLICLERVTCSDLGISGTVRVRNVAFEKQVAVRYTFSDWRSAHEAVARWRGPAGAGGTEDVFAFGFPVPPFLLALGSRVHFALRYRVAGAEYWDNNHGRDYSLTCRNHALHMPRGECEESWIHFI comes from the coding sequence ATGTCCGGAGGCTGGGGCTCGGCGGccctgccccccggccccggggcccggaAGCCCGCCCCGCGGAGCCTCAGCTGCGTCTCCGACCTGGACGGCGGCGCGGCCCCCGAGCCGCGGCCCTGCAGGCCCCCCGGGAGCCCGggccgcgcgccgccgccgccacccgcGCCGTCCGGCTGCGACCCCCGCCTGCGGCCCATCATCCTGCGGCGGGCGCGCTCGCTGCCCAGCTCGCCCGAGCGCCGCCAGAAGGCCGGGGGCGCGTCGGGGGCCGCGTGCCGCCCGGGCTGCAGCCGGCAGCTCCGCGTGCGCTTCGCCGACGCGCTGGGCCTGGAGCTGGCGCAGGTCAAGGTGTTCAACGCGGGCGAGGACCCGGCCGTGCCGCTGCACGTGTTGTCGCGCCTCGCCATCAACTCGGACCTGTGCTGCAGCAGCCAGGACCTGGAGTTCACCCTGCAGTGCCTGGTGCCCGACTTCCCGCCGCCCATCGAGGCCGCCGACTTCGCCGAGCGCCTGGCGCAGCGGCTCATCTGCCTGGAGCGCGTCACCTGCTCGGACCTGGGCATCAGCGGCACAGTGCGCGTGCGCAACGTGGCCTTCGAGAAGCAGGTGGCGGTGCGCTACACCTTCTCGGACTGGCGCAGCGCGCACGAGGCGGTGGCCCGGTGGCGCGGCCCGGCGGGCGCCGGGGGCACAGAGGACGTCTTCGCCTTCGGCTTCCCGGTGCCGCCCTTCCTGCTGGCGCTCGGCTCCCGCGTGCACTTCGCGCTGCGCTACCGGGTGGCGGGCGCCGAGTATTGGGACAACAACCACGGCCGCGACTACAGCCTCACGTGCCGCAACCACGCGCTGCACATGCCTCGCGGGGAGTGCGAGGAGAGCTGGATCCACTTCATCTGA
- the FAM217B gene encoding protein FAM217B produces the protein MNAGPPWNKVQRSKHSSGKRQSASQVPHVSPPPPEDGPRESSSSQGDPERSPLGPRRRGAPSGDRLFLELQCRKVRKEAAAEDEDSASDLSDSERVPMPPAARAPPELQLRAEQIDEAAGPGPDPDAEPWAAPPPAYGYADFLPAPFSSWDLRDLAAPPGTEPSPAARGGAAGQLARYIDRLVQLEWLQMQTVQGEKGKGARARPPTGPGATSGALKSPGRAKLVASAAARLPQDAAGKPPAPRRKDLSREEARPSYYAFDRPPRAPHARGSRPSSQRPALDPRTEEQTKKASKSPRPQQGWHAPCGDRGDRSGPGAPARGASAADPTDPRAAPRTQAHTALRKKGAVSTCAPATTSSEKKPKTNGAKPSTYKLK, from the coding sequence ATGAATGCTGGCCCACCTTGGAATAAAGTGCAACGTTCAAAACATTCTTCAGGAAAAAGGCAGAGTGCATCCCAAGTGCCCCACGTGTCCCCCCCGCCGCCCGAGGACGGACCCCGGGAAAGCAGTTCCTCGCAAGGAGACCCCGAAAGGAGCCCCCTGGGCCCCCGGCGGCGGGGCGCCCCCTCGGGGGACCGGCTGTTCCTGGAGCTGCAGTGCAGGAAGGTCAGGAAGGAGGCTGCGGCCGAGGACGAGGACAGCGCCAGCGACCTGTCGGACTCGGAGCGGGTGCCCATGCCGCCCGCCGCGCGCGCGCCCCCGGAGCTGCAGCTGCGCGCGGAGCAGATCGACGAggccgcggggccgggcccgGACCCCGACGCCGAGCCCtgggccgccccgccgcccgcctaCGGCTACGCGGACTTCCTGCCCGCCCCGTTCAGCTCCTGGGACCTCCGCGACCTGGCCGCGCCCCCGGGGACCGAGCCCAGCCCCGCGGCTCGGGGCGGCGCCGCCGGGCAGCTCGCCAGGTACATCGACAGGCTGGTGCAGCTCGAGTGGCTGCAGATGCAGACGGTGCAGGGCGAGAAGGGGAAGGGCGCCCGGGCCAGGCCTCCCACCGGCCCCGGGGCCACGTCGGGGGCTCTGAAAAGCCCGGGCAGGGCCAAGCTGGTGGCCAGCGCTGCAGCCAGGCTTCCCCAGGACGCGGCTGGCAAGCCACCTGCGCCCCGGAGGAAGGACCTGTCCCGCGAAGAAGCGCGGCCGTCCTATTACGCCTTTGACCGTCCCCCCAGAGCCCCCCACGCGCGGGGCAGCAGGCCAAGTTCTCAGAGGCCAGCCCTCGACCCGAGGACCGAGGAGCAGACAAAGAAAGCGAGTAAGAGCCCCAGGCCGCAGCAGGGCTGGCATGCGCCCTGCGGTGACCGCGGTGACCGAAGCGGCCCCGGAGCTCCCGCGCGGGGGGCCAGCGCTGCAGACCCCACCGACCCCCGCGCGGCCCCCAGAACGCAGGCACACACGGCGCTGAGGAAGAAGGGGGCTGTGAGCACCTGCGCCCCTGCCACCACGTCCAGCGAGAAGAAACCCAAAACCAATGGAGCAAAGCCAAGCACATATAAACTCAAATAA